The Corylus avellana chromosome ca11, CavTom2PMs-1.0 genome contains the following window.
CCACTACCATGGGATGTAGCTAAACCATTCTTATCTAAGCCATGAGATGCGGCGTCGTCATCTGCCTCAACAGCCTGCTGCAAAGTGCATCCATTATCCTCATCCCTAGAGGAATCAAATGGAGGGGTGAGCTCTTCATTCAAATCTGGCACTGAAACTACATTCAAGTCAAGCCCACGCAAAACAAAAGGTGACCGTTCTTCTTCAACAGTTTCAGGCTTGATCGCCTTGCTTACTCCACAGCATTTTTCAAACTCTGGGCTGTAAAACCCCTCAAAGCAGCCTTGCTCTTGAGCCCAAGCCAGATGCAGAATCTTTCCAAGTTCCCGAACCTTAAATCCAGGAGAAAACCCAACTTCTGTTGTATTCTTGGCCTCCCTTTTGGCACTAGAACAATTGCCATCAATAATGGGATTCTCTTTCTTACGGTTCATGGCAACTGCTGAATTAGCATTCTTGTGAATTATCTCAACACTCTTGGTAAAGCACTTGGCCTCAGAGTGACCCAAATCGCCAGCCTCTGTATAAGAAATTATTCGGAAGTTATATTCTGTGCAGGGCTGCAGATTGGAGATCATAATCCTTCTATGAGCTTTTGGAAAGACACAAATGGGCTCTTTTGTGTGCGTCTCTTCTCTACTTTTAAAGTACCAGAGCTTGTATCCCTTAATATCCTCAGATGATGCATTAGACAGCTCAATCAAGATAATCACTACAGAGGATGATGTTACTTCTTCAAAAAAGAACTTGCAAGCAGCAGGTAGTGAATCTTCTGCAAAAGAAGTGAggaaaatttaatcattttcctATACATATTTCAGAACAATTGGAAAGACAAATATGACAAATTAGGAGGTTTCCCAACCTCTGCAATTTGGATTCACATCAGAAACAGTGGCCAGCCATTCATCTGCTTTCTCGATTGCAAGAGAACAGAATTTCTGCACATCACCTGCAATAGAGAGTCTGCTGACAATGCCACGTGCCATCTTGGCAGATACTCCATTCATTGGACCCACTTCAGTTTCTAGTTTAGCTTTCGCATCTTTTACAATCTCATGCAGTTCTTTAAACCTGGACGTCCCTTCCAGGAGCCTGAAACACAAGTATATCCTATAACAGAGAACATCAACACGGCGAGCGTCCTTTGCTATTATTAGCTGCTTCTTCCAACATCTGTGAGATAAAATCACAACATTCTCATCAAGCCAAGGCTAAAAATGTATTACTAGAAGTCTAACATAAAAGAATAACTTGTCGTTGCTGCTCTATATTTTTGGACCATCTCAATATGGAATAAGAGGGAAGATCTCATATTCACCAGCCACTTACTTAGTTCACTAAGGCCCTGTTTATCTCATCAAAATCATTTCCACCAAAAATATTTACACGCATGATTAGCGATTGTGATGCTAAATGCTCCTTTTAGTGCTGGGAAAACAGTGTAAAGATCTCTCCccaaaattcttataaaaaatttaaaacaaaaagaaaccaatTAAAGGGCAAACTCTAAAATTGGACCACATGAACTAAAAATTGGCAACAATTAAAGAGGTGGCTGACTAAAGATGATTCATAGCCGGGCAACAGCTTCCAGAGGAAAGGCCAGAGAGCAGCCTGTCAAGCCTCAAGAACTACAATTTCATCCCTAACTCAGGAGATGCAAGAAAATCACATACCCAAGTATGCCTGAAACTTTCCCACAAGAAGCACAACAATAACTACCATCTAGCTGCATCAATTGCCCAAGATCAACAACCCCCACTTTTTCACATTGAAGAGCACACTCTATGTGACAAGATAATCCACAGGAGTCTCCCTGACCAGATTCAGAGGTGCATACCAACCAAAGACTGGGGTCCTTGTTGTCATCAAACAAGTGACAGATACAGCAAGAGCACCTCCTGCAAAATGTGTCATCTATGGACAGAACAGCTCTACAAGCAGAATTTTTACAAATCCACGAGTTCGAATGTTCAAAATCTGGAGACTGTTCTGGAGCTGATGGAAGTCTCATTGGATTTTCTCCCTTCCGTTGTTGCTTCCTAGGAGGTTGATTGTTGGAGCTAGAAGAAGCTTTTCTTGAGTCCTGTTTCTTAATGGTCTTGATAGTAGTCTTATGAAGTTCTGTCATTTTGCTTTTTGAtgagtttttcctttccttatcaAAGCATGTTCGAAGAAGTTCCCTCTTTGGACCAGATTTCAGAAACTCTTGAAGGAGTTCTGGACTTCTTGAAGCATCATCTGAATGCCCGTTTTTTTCTGGGGTGCTTTGCACACTGGAAGAAAGGCTCTGAACACCAGAAACTATACAGAAAAGAGAAACCAAATAAGAATATGAAAATTCCCAGGTGGGAACATATATTAATAGAACATTGAAGaaaatacaaactcttcttttttttataagtaataatgatatataaacttatcaataaaaaaaaaaaaaaaaaaatgatatataaaaaaagtgcagaggggcacaacccatatacacgggaagtataaatagaagaaaatacAAACTCTAAGAGCATATTATCCATAAATGTGGGTACTGACATCTGTAAAATGTCAATTATCTAAAtgttttctcactttttttccttttaaagcaaaaaacaaTTGCTGCTTACTTATTTCTCTTTACATAACTAATTGGATCTGaatccaacattttttttccttattgatTTCGTTTCTAAGTTAACCCCATTAGTGTTTCTACTCAAACACCTCTGCATCTTCATCTCAACTACACCAATCTTATTAGAACATCATTCAATTCTAAGACCTGAAAAGGTTTCATAAGATTACCAAGGTCATTGAGCACCTCGTGGCTGTCATAATAGATCCGAACACTTGCCCCAGATCATAATTGTTTTAGTGAAtaactaaagaaaatagaaatcgCATTTGCCAACATATAGCTCCACCAATCTAAATAGAATGGAAGacttacaaataaataaatgaaatggaAGAGTACTAGTCCCCCAAAGTTTTCCACCACTAGTTGCTTGAGTTGAATACAATATAACAACCTGAAAGGTATACGGCATTATTTCACCCATGTAATCCCCTGACCCAACACTAGCTCTATGCCTCTATTGGCGAAATACAGCCTAAATCTCTCCTTCCTAAGGACACTTGAGCATGAAAGTTAGGGATAGTGCTCaaataattacaatatcaaACAATACAGCCTCTCATAAAGGGAGGTTCCCAGATAATTACGACATTGAATTAGCCAATAATACAATTGTATTTGTCTGGCATTTCACTTTGCTCTGAGACAAGTTAAAACTCTTAAGGAACACAAATGCAGGAATAATTTATCAGCCATGTAGATAACCTAGTAAAATCGCCAAACCCATCATGACGCCAGAGAAACCACTGATCCTAACTCACCCATCGGTAACTAGTTCAAAGCTCAGCATTGAAATCATAAAAAGgtaacaaacaaaattaaatcaaCCTGGTTGACCCTGGTAAACAATTATTTCCTAAATTCAATGTAACTTCTGCTTGTTAATAGATTGTTGCAGATTGAATaccttttataagaaaaaaaatgcaaacctttccattaaaaaaaaaaataaaaataaataaaaagaaggatCAAATGATCCAATTTGAAACCAAATTCTTATTACATTCAATAGTCCTATCTACATGGAGAGTAGCATTGAATAGTTTGcctatttctaatttttctgagttttgaaaattttgttcttctttttctatactttaaattttctcttgtatactagGGTTGTGCCCTAGGAacttttaatgaatttacattacttataaaaataaataaaaaaccttgAAACGGGAAAAAAAATCTCAGATCATTTTATTTGGTGAAATGGAACAGaatgataaaatatataattttggaTCATTTTGAACTAAAAAGCATCATAAACAAAACCAGATCTTAAAAAAACccaaagtaacaaaaaaaagtgaagtTTTTACAGAAAATTTAGGGTTTACCTGATCAACAATAGGTCCTTTCTCACTATGAGA
Protein-coding sequences here:
- the LOC132166347 gene encoding VIN3-like protein 1; this encodes MKMDLEDKFLAKVSGVQSLSSSVQSTPEKNGHSDDASRSPELLQEFLKSGPKRELLRTCFDKERKNSSKSKMTELHKTTIKTIKKQDSRKASSSSNNQPPRKQQRKGENPMRLPSAPEQSPDFEHSNSWICKNSACRAVLSIDDTFCRRCSCCICHLFDDNKDPSLWLVCTSESGQGDSCGLSCHIECALQCEKVGVVDLGQLMQLDGSYCCASCGKVSGILGCWKKQLIIAKDARRVDVLCYRIYLCFRLLEGTSRFKELHEIVKDAKAKLETEVGPMNGVSAKMARGIVSRLSIAGDVQKFCSLAIEKADEWLATVSDVNPNCREDSLPAACKFFFEEVTSSSVVIILIELSNASSEDIKGYKLWYFKSREETHTKEPICVFPKAHRRIMISNLQPCTEYNFRIISYTEAGDLGHSEAKCFTKSVEIIHKNANSAVAMNRKKENPIIDGNCSSAKREAKNTTEVGFSPGFKVRELGKILHLAWAQEQGCFEGFYSPEFEKCCGVSKAIKPETVEEERSPFVLRGLDLNVVSVPDLNEELTPPFDSSRDEDNGCTLQQAVEADDDAASHGLDKNGLATSHGSGDSKTWNNGPAVEVPAVDSRAEFCRKRAANSNETHDCDSTLINGSPFRVSNASSCLDENFEYCVKIIRWLECEGHIKQEFRLKLLTWFSLRSTEQERRVVNTFIQTLIDDPSSLAGQLVDSFSDIISSKRPRNGFCSKLWH